A section of the Ignavibacteriales bacterium genome encodes:
- a CDS encoding response regulator — MAAHMKMLCVDDNSELRNNLKDQFMNEDFDVDTAEDGIIALEKLTTNHYDIVLMDMKMPRMDGITVLRELKKTNRLPQIIMLTAVNDVPTALECVKLGAKDYISKPYDPEELLHVVIKTLGSS; from the coding sequence ATGGCAGCTCACATGAAAATGTTATGCGTGGATGATAACTCGGAGTTACGCAACAATCTCAAAGATCAATTTATGAACGAGGATTTCGATGTCGATACGGCTGAAGATGGAATTATCGCGTTAGAAAAATTAACGACCAATCATTATGATATCGTTCTGATGGATATGAAGATGCCCCGTATGGATGGTATAACTGTTCTGAGAGAATTAAAAAAAACAAATCGTCTTCCTCAAATCATCATGTTAACTGCGGTGAACGATGTTCCCACTGCCCTCGAGTGTGTTAAGCTTGGAGCGAAAGATTATATATCAAAACCTTACGACCCTGAAGAATTGCTGCACGTGGTCATTAAAACACTCGGCTCCTCCTGA
- a CDS encoding STAS domain-containing protein, protein MTVKSRTIQDGRVAIIDVKGSLIGDQDTDQFRREVTDFIEQGNKSLIVNMQKVNYMNSSGIGAIIAAHTSFKKNGGEIKLVGLSEKVENLLAITRLVEVFDVHDSLDQAVESFKK, encoded by the coding sequence ATGACAGTAAAATCACGAACGATACAAGATGGGCGGGTTGCCATCATTGATGTTAAAGGATCATTGATCGGTGATCAGGATACTGATCAATTTCGTCGTGAAGTTACGGATTTTATTGAACAAGGGAATAAATCCCTCATCGTCAATATGCAAAAAGTAAATTATATGAACAGTTCCGGCATCGGAGCTATCATTGCCGCTCATACGTCATTCAAAAAGAATGGCGGCGAAATTAAACTTGTAGGTCTGAGCGAGAAGGTGGAAAATCTTCTTGCTATTACACGGCTTGTGGAAGTATTTGATGTTCACGATTCGTTAGACCAAGCGGTTGAAAGTTTTAAAAAATAA
- a CDS encoding HAMP domain-containing protein codes for MQTPFLNSLRFKIGFGYIVLVLINVAVTGWAIFNFGRITLAFNSILNENYPHVIVLERMAHLVERHEHGLSMILNGEYDNGYAEFSTAKDEFYQVFDKANERRSLPDADRILDNIRSTYAGYIFVSDSLFSLVSRKRDIKARTYYGNIVRPFAQRLSDNAFWLIEENQKEMMAKAKESKSTSDEAIIAVLFAAIVAVSLSILTMIQFTKRIIEPAEKLSATVNQIGRGQLDLKIDITTNDEIGELSREFNKMTERLRKYEAMNIEKIISEKQKSETIVESISDAIIVCDEEITIQLMNRSAEQLIKITEAEAYGKKIEDVITDDRLIEIFHNPGQASTLKAPYLQFNHNGRQIFLRPRVSEIAVPSGGKRGVVLILQDVTQFKELDKMKSDFMAAVSHEFRTPLTSINMSVDILRQKLLGEVTPAQQELLESSKQDCERLTKMVKDLLQLSKLESGKLEVKEELVDIQKIIETAVQPMYLQFKEKGVMLIHNYDKAIPKFIGDEQQLMWVLSNLLANALRYTDSGGKVEINTSQINKNIRIDVSDTGRGIPAEFIDKIFDKFVQVKQQPDSTPGSVGLGLAIAKEIVDMYGGNISVKSEVNKGTTFTILLPITEVERTQDG; via the coding sequence ATGCAAACTCCATTTTTAAATAGTCTAAGATTCAAAATAGGATTCGGGTACATCGTACTCGTCTTGATCAATGTGGCTGTTACGGGATGGGCAATTTTTAATTTTGGCAGAATCACTTTAGCATTCAATTCTATCCTTAATGAAAATTATCCTCACGTTATTGTACTAGAGAGAATGGCTCACCTTGTAGAACGGCATGAGCATGGACTCAGCATGATATTGAATGGTGAATATGATAACGGCTATGCTGAGTTTAGTACCGCAAAAGATGAGTTCTATCAGGTATTCGATAAGGCGAACGAGAGACGATCGTTACCCGATGCGGACCGGATTCTCGATAACATTCGTTCGACATACGCCGGATATATATTCGTCTCTGATTCACTATTCTCCCTAGTTTCAAGAAAAAGAGATATCAAAGCAAGAACGTATTATGGTAATATAGTCAGACCCTTTGCTCAAAGGTTATCCGATAACGCATTCTGGTTGATTGAAGAAAATCAAAAAGAGATGATGGCCAAAGCGAAAGAATCTAAGAGTACTTCTGATGAAGCAATCATTGCTGTGCTTTTTGCGGCTATTGTAGCTGTAAGCTTGAGCATTTTAACCATGATTCAATTCACCAAAAGGATAATCGAACCTGCGGAAAAATTATCGGCGACTGTAAATCAGATTGGGAGGGGACAGCTCGATTTAAAAATTGATATCACTACGAATGATGAAATCGGAGAACTCAGCCGCGAGTTCAATAAGATGACAGAGCGGTTGCGTAAATATGAAGCGATGAACATTGAAAAAATAATTTCAGAAAAACAAAAATCTGAAACAATTGTTGAGAGTATCTCCGATGCGATTATAGTATGCGATGAAGAAATTACAATTCAACTGATGAACCGTTCCGCTGAACAGCTTATTAAAATAACTGAAGCCGAAGCTTACGGAAAAAAAATTGAGGATGTAATAACAGACGATAGGTTAATTGAGATATTCCATAACCCGGGGCAGGCCTCAACTCTTAAAGCACCATATCTGCAGTTCAATCACAACGGTAGACAAATATTTTTACGTCCGCGCGTTTCCGAGATTGCGGTACCATCGGGTGGAAAACGGGGAGTTGTACTGATATTGCAGGATGTCACACAATTTAAAGAATTGGATAAGATGAAATCTGATTTCATGGCGGCGGTATCTCACGAATTCAGAACACCACTCACATCGATAAACATGAGCGTCGATATCCTGAGACAAAAATTATTGGGCGAAGTTACTCCGGCACAACAAGAGTTGCTTGAATCATCGAAACAGGATTGTGAGCGTCTTACTAAAATGGTAAAAGACCTTCTGCAACTCTCAAAGCTCGAATCGGGTAAACTTGAAGTAAAAGAAGAACTGGTAGATATTCAGAAAATTATCGAAACTGCCGTGCAGCCAATGTATCTGCAATTTAAAGAAAAAGGAGTAATGCTGATTCATAACTACGACAAGGCGATCCCGAAATTTATAGGCGATGAGCAGCAACTTATGTGGGTATTATCGAATCTTTTGGCAAACGCTCTCCGGTACACCGATTCAGGCGGAAAGGTTGAGATAAACACTTCGCAAATTAATAAAAACATACGGATCGACGTTTCAGATACGGGAAGAGGGATCCCTGCCGAATTCATTGATAAAATTTTTGATAAATTTGTTCAAGTGAAACAACAACCCGATTCGACCCCCGGGAGTGTCGGTTTGGGATTAGCGATTGCTAAAGAAATTGTTGATATGTACGGCGGCAATATATCAGTGAAAAGCGAAGTGAATAAAGGGACTACATTCACTATCTTATTACCAATAACAGAAGTCGAGAGGACTCAGGATGGCTGA
- a CDS encoding response regulator has protein sequence MAVQVDKSRKILLVDDEIGFAELLRDLLLMDNYHVEVANDGLEGLEKIASFKPDVIISDVVMPRMSGFEMFKKVKSTPEMANIPFLFITGFQDDRVLSEARKIGVFGILKKPIDVEQIELRLEDILSKMS, from the coding sequence ATGGCAGTTCAAGTAGATAAATCTCGAAAAATATTGTTAGTTGATGATGAAATCGGGTTTGCCGAGTTATTGCGCGACCTTCTATTAATGGATAACTACCACGTTGAAGTTGCTAATGACGGACTTGAAGGATTGGAAAAAATTGCATCCTTCAAACCTGATGTGATCATATCAGATGTTGTTATGCCGCGGATGAGCGGTTTCGAGATGTTTAAGAAAGTAAAATCCACACCCGAAATGGCGAATATTCCGTTTTTATTCATCACCGGTTTTCAGGATGATCGTGTTCTTTCTGAAGCTCGCAAGATAGGGGTATTCGGAATATTGAAAAAACCGATTGATGTTGAGCAGATTGAACTGCGTCTTGAAGATATTCTCTCAAAAATGTCATGA
- a CDS encoding DUF3098 domain-containing protein has protein sequence MAKIEKSKLTKKLKQDEILPLERVNYIILGIGLLVIILGYIALSGNKVEGFSQLTLAPILLVLGYCVIIPVGIMYRKKEKKNEMPAEQVPQ, from the coding sequence ATGGCAAAAATTGAAAAATCGAAATTGACAAAAAAATTGAAGCAGGATGAGATCCTCCCTTTAGAGAGGGTGAATTATATAATCTTGGGAATCGGATTACTTGTTATAATTCTCGGTTATATTGCACTCTCGGGAAATAAGGTTGAAGGATTTTCCCAACTCACGCTCGCACCGATATTGTTGGTGCTTGGCTACTGCGTGATTATTCCTGTTGGTATAATGTATAGGAAAAAAGAAAAGAAAAATGAGATGCCTGCGGAACAAGTTCCGCAGTAA
- a CDS encoding MotA/TolQ/ExbB proton channel family protein — MKQSTFVSVVVFLAIAIGFVIWVFILGSPANFYDGANRMKPNNLMGMVYTGGIIVPFLIALSIMVITFIIERILSLRKAQGRGALATFLKNVQKALADGNIEAAIKACDQQRGSMANIIRAGLDHYLSFAKDGKSVDAEKQMAEVQRAIEEATALEMPLLEKNLIALSTIASIATMLGLLGTVVGMIRAFQALAKTGAPDAIQLSIGISEALINTALGIFAAIIGIVAYNFFVNKVDSFTYMIDEASFDIIQTLKVKK, encoded by the coding sequence ATGAAACAATCAACATTTGTTAGTGTCGTTGTCTTTTTAGCGATCGCAATCGGTTTTGTTATCTGGGTATTCATACTCGGATCTCCGGCAAACTTCTACGATGGCGCCAATCGCATGAAACCGAATAATTTGATGGGTATGGTTTACACAGGTGGAATTATCGTTCCGTTCCTTATCGCCCTATCAATTATGGTTATCACATTTATCATCGAACGAATATTGTCTCTTCGTAAAGCGCAAGGACGAGGTGCCCTTGCAACGTTTTTGAAGAACGTTCAGAAAGCATTAGCCGATGGAAATATCGAAGCCGCGATAAAAGCATGCGACCAGCAACGCGGTTCAATGGCGAATATTATTCGCGCCGGATTAGATCACTATTTGTCATTCGCAAAAGATGGAAAATCCGTCGATGCTGAGAAGCAGATGGCTGAAGTTCAACGCGCGATCGAAGAAGCTACGGCATTAGAAATGCCATTATTAGAAAAAAATCTTATTGCATTATCAACAATCGCCTCTATCGCAACAATGTTAGGTTTGTTAGGAACGGTAGTTGGTATGATTCGCGCATTCCAGGCACTTGCAAAAACCGGCGCCCCCGATGCTATACAGCTTTCGATCGGTATTTCTGAAGCTCTTATTAATACGGCATTAGGTATCTTTGCCGCCATCATCGGAATCGTCGCTTACAACTTCTTCGTCAATAAGGTAGATAGCTTTACTTATATGATCGATGAAGCGAGCTTCGATATAATCCAAACGCTTAAAGTTAAAAAATAA
- a CDS encoding ABC transporter ATP-binding protein: MSNQILHCEEIYKSYHINENKSSSLEVLKGIDFQVYEEEIVTIVGASGSGKSTLLHILGGLDKPTSGKVFWHDKDISSFNDETIARRRFENIGFIFQFHHLLPEFTSIENVIIPLMIAGMNKNEARKRAIELLDKVGMTHRGEHKPTELSGGEQQRAAVARALANKPKIVLADEPTGNLDSANGAQLHELILELNKTEKQSFVIVTHNDRFAKRSDRNFKMTDGKLFQI, from the coding sequence ATGAGTAATCAAATTCTACATTGTGAAGAAATTTATAAAAGTTATCACATCAATGAAAATAAATCATCTTCTCTGGAAGTTCTTAAAGGGATAGACTTTCAAGTGTACGAAGAAGAGATTGTAACAATTGTCGGTGCCTCGGGATCGGGGAAGAGCACATTACTCCATATCCTTGGCGGATTGGATAAACCGACAAGCGGTAAGGTATTCTGGCATGATAAGGATATTTCATCCTTTAACGATGAAACAATTGCCAGACGGCGATTCGAAAATATCGGTTTCATTTTTCAATTCCATCATCTTTTACCCGAGTTTACTTCGATTGAGAATGTAATTATACCACTGATGATTGCGGGGATGAATAAAAATGAAGCCCGGAAAAGGGCGATTGAATTACTGGATAAAGTTGGGATGACACATCGAGGAGAGCATAAACCGACAGAATTATCCGGAGGCGAACAGCAAAGAGCGGCTGTTGCACGCGCCCTCGCCAATAAACCTAAGATAGTTTTGGCTGATGAACCTACAGGTAATCTCGACTCTGCGAACGGTGCGCAACTGCATGAGTTGATATTGGAATTGAATAAGACGGAGAAGCAATCGTTCGTAATAGTAACCCATAACGATCGATTCGCGAAACGCTCTGATAGAAATTTCAAGATGACAGATGGTAAACTTTTTCAAATTTGA
- a CDS encoding ABC transporter permease, with protein MLNRVEILIALRYLRSKRKIRFINIIGYISIVGITIGVAALLIALSVFNGFSGVVTSVLVGFDPHIRIEKRGNITSDEYEKFQLELKDNPDVLAYSPFISGKAMLTMESFNKVVFIRGVDENGVGNVTGLKNKIVLGNLKFTEKEGVPGMIIGLTLADRLASILGNEIVVYSPNSVQTALTGVNIPEGSKFHVAGIYESNNRDYDGSYAYISLAEAQRMFGLVEKFNGIEIRLHDFNKADQVKNILMDRLSNEYSVSTWYDLHKNLYSVMQIERWAAYILLSIIILVATFNMLGSLTMGVLEKQRDISVLKVMGMNSKNLVRLFMFEGLVIGIIGTVLGIIIGLIVLYLQVRYQIFPLDTSVYIIPAIPVDIQWTDFVSITIASLGLSFIAAYYPARKAAATLPSEGLRWE; from the coding sequence ATGTTGAATCGGGTTGAAATATTAATCGCTCTCAGGTATCTTCGTTCAAAACGAAAAATCCGTTTTATCAATATTATCGGTTATATCTCCATTGTTGGAATTACTATCGGCGTAGCGGCGTTGCTGATTGCACTTTCGGTCTTCAATGGGTTCAGCGGTGTTGTTACATCGGTTCTTGTAGGTTTTGATCCACACATAAGAATCGAAAAACGGGGGAACATCACTTCCGACGAGTATGAAAAGTTTCAATTGGAGTTAAAGGATAATCCGGATGTGCTTGCATATTCTCCATTTATTTCTGGCAAGGCTATGTTGACAATGGAATCGTTCAATAAAGTTGTTTTCATCCGCGGTGTGGATGAAAATGGAGTTGGCAATGTTACAGGTTTAAAGAATAAAATTGTTCTGGGCAATTTGAAATTTACAGAGAAAGAGGGTGTACCGGGGATGATTATTGGTTTAACTCTGGCCGATCGTCTTGCTTCGATACTTGGGAACGAAATTGTGGTTTACAGTCCAAACAGTGTTCAGACGGCGCTAACAGGTGTCAATATTCCAGAAGGATCGAAATTTCATGTCGCCGGAATTTATGAATCCAACAATCGCGATTATGACGGAAGTTATGCTTACATATCTTTAGCAGAAGCGCAAAGGATGTTCGGTTTGGTTGAAAAGTTTAACGGTATAGAGATTCGCTTGCATGATTTCAACAAAGCCGATCAGGTAAAAAATATTCTGATGGATCGGCTTTCAAACGAATACTCGGTCTCAACATGGTACGATTTGCACAAAAATTTATATTCGGTAATGCAAATTGAGCGGTGGGCAGCTTACATTCTGTTAAGCATAATAATTCTTGTGGCAACATTCAATATGCTTGGTTCGCTAACTATGGGTGTTCTTGAAAAGCAACGCGATATAAGCGTACTCAAGGTGATGGGAATGAATTCGAAAAATCTTGTTCGATTGTTTATGTTTGAGGGATTAGTTATAGGGATTATCGGTACAGTGCTTGGCATAATTATCGGACTTATTGTATTGTACTTGCAGGTTCGATATCAAATATTTCCGCTCGATACTTCTGTTTACATTATACCGGCAATACCGGTTGATATTCAATGGACAGATTTCGTTTCAATAACTATCGCATCGTTAGGACTTTCATTTATTGCCGCGTATTATCCGGCACGCAAGGCGGCTGCAACTTTACCGTCGGAAGGATTGAGATGGGAATGA
- a CDS encoding sigma-54-dependent Fis family transcriptional regulator, whose translation MADRARVLVVDDEPNILKTIKIGLEAIGLYVDGFLNPVDAVEQIAEDKYDIAFIDLMMQPIDGMQVLKEIRAKSPLTTAVIITAHGSIDSAVEAIKAGAFDFLQKPFDLKELQLFTEKVLDHHNLQTEVNSLRRMVAGIQSSSVIITRNNIMQQQLELARQVADSSMSVLIEGESGTGKEMVAQFIHDNSNRKLKPLVKVNCAALPENLIESELFGHVKGAFTGAIKDREGRFEVANEGTIFLDEIADIPPSSQVKLLRFLQHREFERVGENITRKVDVRVIAATNRRLADSLKDGSFREDLYYRLNAVRISLPPLRERSEDIILLIYHFIKKFSNTAHIDISAEAMKLLTSYSWPGNVRELENIIERAVLLAKQGTIEVSHLPPELQNPESVKAGLLSLEAIERYHISRVLKVVKDLDEAARILHIDPATLWRKRKKYGLHD comes from the coding sequence ATGGCTGATCGCGCGAGAGTTTTAGTGGTTGATGATGAACCGAATATTTTAAAAACAATTAAAATTGGATTGGAAGCAATAGGACTATATGTTGATGGCTTTTTAAATCCGGTGGATGCAGTTGAGCAGATAGCAGAGGATAAATATGATATAGCGTTTATCGATTTAATGATGCAGCCGATAGATGGCATGCAAGTATTGAAAGAAATCCGCGCGAAATCTCCTTTGACAACGGCTGTCATCATCACCGCTCATGGATCAATTGATAGTGCAGTAGAAGCAATTAAAGCGGGGGCGTTCGATTTTCTTCAGAAACCGTTCGATTTGAAAGAGCTTCAACTATTCACTGAAAAAGTTTTGGATCATCATAATCTTCAAACCGAAGTGAACTCTCTGAGGCGAATGGTTGCAGGGATCCAATCATCCTCAGTTATCATCACACGTAACAATATCATGCAGCAACAATTAGAACTTGCCAGGCAGGTGGCAGATAGTTCGATGTCTGTACTCATCGAAGGTGAAAGCGGAACAGGAAAGGAGATGGTTGCGCAATTTATACACGATAACAGCAATAGGAAATTGAAACCGTTAGTAAAAGTGAATTGCGCGGCGCTTCCCGAGAATTTGATTGAGAGCGAACTGTTCGGCCATGTGAAAGGAGCATTTACCGGAGCGATAAAAGACAGAGAAGGCAGATTTGAAGTTGCGAATGAAGGAACGATATTTTTAGATGAGATAGCGGATATTCCTCCATCATCGCAGGTGAAATTGCTGCGATTTTTGCAGCACCGTGAATTTGAAAGAGTTGGTGAAAACATCACGCGGAAAGTTGACGTACGCGTTATTGCGGCAACAAACCGCAGGTTAGCCGACTCTTTGAAAGATGGAAGTTTTAGAGAAGATTTATATTACCGGCTCAACGCCGTTCGTATTTCTTTACCTCCGTTACGTGAGCGGTCAGAAGATATTATATTATTAATCTATCATTTTATAAAAAAATTTTCCAATACAGCACATATTGATATTTCCGCTGAAGCGATGAAGCTATTAACATCCTACTCTTGGCCGGGCAATGTCCGCGAGCTTGAGAACATCATCGAACGAGCCGTCCTTTTAGCAAAACAAGGAACCATCGAAGTGTCGCATTTGCCACCCGAATTGCAAAATCCCGAATCGGTAAAAGCTGGTTTACTTTCGTTAGAAGCGATCGAGCGTTATCATATCTCACGCGTTTTAAAAGTTGTTAAGGATCTTGATGAAGCAGCGAGAATCCTACATATCGATCCTGCAACGCTATGGAGAAAGAGGAAGAAATACGGATTACATGATTGA
- a CDS encoding biopolymer transporter ExbD: MGMVDSSGPRGHDRKKGKRKKKRRIGVKIDNTPMVDVAFLLLTFFMLTTTMNKPQTMEINLPPSNDVNVEVAQSNLMTIRVKEDGTIYWNIAVEDPQKVAFKDLKNLLTQKNQENPRLITLIKIDRKGKYSTMVDIMDELNVANVTRFSLAPMQDADKRILAKLL; encoded by the coding sequence ATGGGTATGGTCGATAGCAGTGGCCCGCGTGGCCACGATCGGAAAAAAGGAAAGCGCAAGAAAAAACGCCGTATTGGTGTAAAGATAGATAATACACCGATGGTCGACGTTGCATTCCTCTTGTTAACATTTTTCATGTTGACTACTACCATGAACAAACCACAAACAATGGAAATCAATCTTCCTCCAAGCAATGATGTAAACGTCGAAGTTGCTCAAAGTAATCTTATGACTATTCGTGTTAAGGAAGATGGAACTATCTATTGGAATATTGCAGTTGAAGATCCACAAAAAGTTGCTTTCAAAGATTTAAAAAATCTTCTAACCCAGAAGAATCAAGAAAATCCGAGACTGATAACTTTAATCAAGATAGATCGAAAAGGTAAATATTCCACAATGGTTGATATCATGGATGAGTTAAACGTGGCTAATGTTACCCGTTTTAGTTTGGCGCCAATGCAAGACGCCGATAAACGAATTCTTGCAAAATTATTGTGA
- a CDS encoding amino acid permease — protein MELSTSRPRVLGWLRSAAILDGDWGTSIAYVLGIAFFHAGYYSGLHLMMMLAFTIMISLNYITICRLYPAGGGVYSSVSHRSRPLAVIGALMLSADYVITASLSVLDGCHYLAFGRPELWAIGILFGIGILNWFGPRHAGSFAMIISTATLAGLAVLVAYAFPTAVKNVSLAPDPNGFMTNWSFFVAIILSISGIESISNMTGVMKDPTRSSRKAILTVLLKISVVTIVLGLAMNAVPDLSRTEHKEEMIRFLGSVYVGNWFGPIIGFVLGFLLISAGNTAINALTSIQFLMSVDGELPIGLRKLNKYGVPIYPLMISTLLPIIVLILINDVITLSSLYAIGVVGAIMINVGSTGTDRSIKLPTWTRAFMILSTVVLFLIEATIVVEKSKAVLFALSVLFIGLGAREIARRRKVVVAPPIPVAVSPIGTIPRPEISTFTSRMLVAVRGGGQKLLRQACEDAKLKKAFLFILNIKEIAVTGSLPEHIAAENFINNDWMAEICSEYGIPFKVISVLSNEVGYTIAEHAATLAVDRLILGATQRSLVDKALRGDVIRTVSELLPEEIQLLIYRS, from the coding sequence ATGGAACTTTCCACTAGCCGCCCCCGTGTTTTAGGGTGGCTCCGTAGCGCTGCAATTTTAGACGGTGATTGGGGAACGAGCATTGCTTATGTCTTAGGTATTGCATTTTTCCACGCCGGTTACTATAGCGGCTTGCATCTCATGATGATGCTCGCCTTCACTATAATGATCTCGCTGAATTATATAACCATTTGCAGGTTATATCCCGCCGGAGGTGGTGTATATTCTTCTGTCAGTCATCGTTCACGACCCCTAGCAGTAATTGGCGCATTAATGCTGAGCGCCGATTATGTTATAACAGCTTCCCTTTCTGTTCTGGACGGCTGTCATTATCTCGCATTCGGTAGACCCGAATTATGGGCGATTGGAATTCTTTTTGGAATCGGAATTCTAAATTGGTTCGGGCCAAGGCATGCCGGCAGTTTTGCAATGATTATATCAACTGCAACACTCGCTGGATTAGCAGTACTTGTTGCTTATGCGTTTCCCACTGCTGTTAAGAATGTATCGCTTGCTCCGGATCCTAACGGTTTCATGACCAACTGGTCTTTCTTCGTCGCTATTATTTTATCAATATCCGGCATAGAATCAATCTCGAATATGACTGGAGTAATGAAAGATCCTACGCGCAGTTCTCGAAAAGCTATTCTCACAGTTCTTCTTAAAATTTCTGTCGTAACCATTGTTTTGGGGTTGGCAATGAATGCCGTTCCCGATCTCAGCCGTACGGAACATAAAGAAGAAATGATTAGATTCCTTGGGTCTGTTTATGTTGGGAATTGGTTCGGACCGATAATCGGGTTTGTGCTGGGATTTCTTTTAATATCCGCCGGTAACACTGCCATCAACGCCCTCACTTCGATCCAATTTTTAATGTCGGTGGATGGTGAGTTACCAATCGGATTGAGAAAACTGAATAAGTACGGTGTACCTATTTATCCGCTGATGATCTCAACGCTACTGCCGATAATTGTATTGATACTGATTAACGATGTCATAACTCTCTCCTCCCTTTATGCAATCGGAGTGGTTGGCGCGATTATGATCAATGTAGGATCGACTGGGACAGATAGATCGATTAAATTACCGACATGGACACGCGCTTTCATGATCCTCTCCACGGTCGTGTTATTTTTAATTGAAGCTACCATCGTTGTAGAAAAATCCAAAGCCGTGCTGTTCGCATTGAGCGTATTATTTATCGGGTTGGGTGCGCGTGAGATCGCACGCAGACGAAAAGTTGTCGTTGCACCACCAATACCTGTTGCGGTTTCACCTATCGGTACGATACCCCGACCTGAAATTTCTACATTCACATCGCGAATGCTTGTTGCGGTAAGAGGCGGCGGACAAAAATTATTACGTCAGGCATGTGAAGATGCAAAATTGAAAAAAGCGTTTCTCTTCATACTAAATATCAAAGAAATCGCCGTCACCGGTTCGTTACCCGAGCATATTGCTGCTGAGAACTTTATAAATAACGATTGGATGGCTGAGATTTGCAGTGAATATGGAATACCGTTTAAGGTCATCAGCGTTCTATCGAACGAGGTAGGATATACGATTGCAGAACATGCCGCTACACTCGCTGTAGATCGATTGATTTTAGGTGCCACCCAACGAAGTTTAGTTGATAAAGCGTTACGTGGAGATGTTATTCGTACAGTTTCGGAATTATTACCGGAAGAGATTCAATTGCTCATCTACCGATCATGA
- a CDS encoding biopolymer transporter ExbD: MPKIKKHRLGVAIDNTPLVDVGFLLLTFFMLTTQFKPPEEVQIVLPSSHSAFKLPDANVMAITISKDNRVLLGFDSQNMMAKLFGEENKLRLSVEVTTKELPDLLVRARIANPKLRTVVKGDKDAEYGITEDVMDILQKTQITRFNLVTDLEND, translated from the coding sequence ATGCCGAAAATAAAAAAACATAGACTGGGTGTCGCCATCGACAACACACCGCTGGTGGATGTTGGATTCCTATTGTTGACATTTTTTATGTTGACAACCCAATTTAAACCACCGGAAGAAGTGCAGATTGTTCTGCCGTCGTCGCACTCAGCGTTTAAACTCCCCGATGCCAACGTCATGGCAATCACAATCAGCAAAGACAATCGAGTTTTGCTTGGTTTTGATTCACAGAACATGATGGCAAAGCTGTTCGGCGAAGAAAATAAACTTCGTTTATCAGTAGAAGTAACCACAAAAGAATTGCCGGATCTTCTAGTCCGCGCGCGTATTGCCAATCCGAAACTTCGGACGGTGGTAAAAGGAGATAAAGACGCTGAATATGGTATCACAGAGGATGTAATGGACATTCTCCAAAAAACACAAATCACTCGTTTTAATTTAGTAACCGATTTAGAAAACGATTAA